In Penaeus monodon isolate SGIC_2016 chromosome 43, NSTDA_Pmon_1, whole genome shotgun sequence, one DNA window encodes the following:
- the LOC119568228 gene encoding trihydrophobin-like isoform X4, which produces MNSIKSVIVCCLLVTVSAGVDRRRGGQGSNRFLPGGFAGAHGGGLLGGGFNVGGIHGGIHGGGSHGGGIIGGIHGGSGIIGGGISNGPSECRYWCKTPEGQAYCCETVHEPETPVGTKPLDCPQVRPTCPRFHGPPNTCSNDYKCAGLDKCCFDRCLGEHVCKPPSFFNNHLPF; this is translated from the exons ATGAAT AGCATCAAATCCGTGATTGTGTGTTGCCTCCTGGTGACCGTCTCCGCCGGTGTAGACCGAAGGAGAGGTGGACAAGGATCCAACAGATTCCTTCCTGGAGGCTTCGCTGGCGCCCACGGAGGAGGTCTCCTTGGCGGCGGTTTCAATGTTGGTGGAATTCATG GTGGAATTCATGGTGGTGGAAGTCATGGTGGCGGTATCATTGGTGGAATACACGGTGGTAGTGGTATTATTGGCGGTGGAATCTCCAATGGCCCAAGTGAATGTAGATATTGGTGCAAGACTCCGGAAGGTCAGGCCTACTGCTGCGAGACGGTACACGAACCAGAGACACCTGTTGGCACCAAGCCACTGGATTGCCCACAAGTCCGTCCCACATGCCCACGTTTCCATGGGCCTCCCAATACCTGTTCCAACGACTACAAGTGTGCTGGCCTCGATAAGTGTTGCTTTGACAGGTGTTTGGGAGAACATGTGTGCAAACCTCCctcatttttcaataatcatCTCCCCTTTTAA
- the LOC119568228 gene encoding trihydrophobin-like isoform X2, with protein sequence MNNIKAVIVCCLLVAVSAGVDRRRGGQGSNRFLPGGFAGVHGGGLFGSGFNGGGIHGGIHGGGSHGGGIIGGIHGGSGIIGGGISNGPSECRYWCKTPEGQAYCCETVHEPETPVGTKPLDCPQVRPTCPRFHGPPNTCSNDYKCAGLDKCCFDRCLGEHVCKPPSFFNNHLPF encoded by the exons ATGAAT AACATCAAAGCCGTGATTGTGTGTTGCCTCCTGGTGGCCGTCTCCGCCGGTGTTGACCGTAGGAGAGGTGGACAAGGATCCAACAGATTCCTTCCTGGAGGCTTCGCTGGCGTCCATGGAGGCGGTCTCTTCGGCAGCGGTTTCAATGGTGGTGGAATCCATGGTGGAATTCATGGTGGTGGAAGTCATGGTGGCGGTATCATTGGTGGAATACACGGTGGTAGTGGTATTATTGGCGGTGGAATCTCCAATGGCCCAAGTGAATGTAGATATTGGTGCAAGACTCCGGAAGGTCAGGCCTACTGCTGCGAGACGGTACACGAACCAGAGACACCTGTTGGCACCAAGCCACTGGATTGCCCACAAGTCCGTCCCACATGCCCACGTTTCCATGGGCCTCCCAATACCTGTTCCAACGACTACAAGTGTGCTGGCCTCGATAAGTGTTGCTTTGACAGGTGTTTGGGAGAACATGTGTGCAAACCTCCctcatttttcaataatcatCTCCCCTTTTAA
- the LOC119568228 gene encoding uncharacterized protein LOC119568228 isoform X12, with amino-acid sequence MNSIKSVIVCCLLVTVSAGVDRRRGGQGSNRFLPGGFAGAHGGGLLGGGFNVGGIHGGGIHGGGIHGGSAIIGGGISNGPSQCRYWCKTPEGQAYCCETVHEPETPVGTKPLNCPQVRPTCPRFHGPPNTCSNDYKCAGLDKCCFDRCLGEHVCKPPSFFNNHLPF; translated from the exons ATGAAT AGCATCAAATCCGTGATTGTGTGTTGCCTCCTGGTGACCGTCTCCGCCGGTGTAGACCGAAGGAGAGGTGGACAAGGATCCAACAGATTCCTTCCTGGAGGCTTCGCTGGCGCCCACGGAGGAGGTCTCCTTGGCGGCGGTTTCAATGTTGGTGGAATTCATGGTGGCGGTATTCATGGAGGTGGAATCCACGGTGGTAGTGCTATTATTGGCGGTGGAATCTCCAATGGACCAAGCCAATGCAGATATTGGTGCAAGACTCCGGAGGGTCAAGCCTACTGCTGCGAGACGGTGCATGAACCAGAGACACCTGTTGGTACCAAGCCACTCAATTGCCCACAAGTCCGTCCTACATGCCCACGATTCCATGGTCCCCCCAATACCTGTTCCAACGACTACAAGTGTGCTGGCCTCGATAAGTGTTGCTTCGACAGGTGTTTGGGAGAACACGTATGCAAACCTCCctcatttttcaataatcatCTCCCCTTTTAA